CTGTTCTAATGTGAACTGATAGCAGCAGCTTTGCTGATGGTGTAGACATACAAAATTTTAGGAGACCATTCGcctcaaaattaaaattctataattttctcaccctcatgccatcccagaatgtatgaatttcttgagcagtacaaagatttttagatggaatatttcagatctgtaggcccatacaatggaagtgaatggtggccaaaactttgaagctacaaaaagcacataaatgactccagtggttacatataggtcttcagaagtgatttgaaaggtgtgggtgagaaactgatcaatattgaaGACCCTTTACTACATATTCCCCTCCCTATCCAGTAGATGGCAATATACGTATATGCATATTTCCAAATAATTGTGAAAATGGAGATTCAAAGgactaaatattgatgtttctcacccacacccatcatatcaaaTCTGAAGACAAGAATTTACCCACTGGAattttatggataacttttatactgcatttatgtgctttttggaccttccaatgttctggccaccattcacttgcattgtatggctctACAGAACGGAGACGTTCTTCTTAATGCTCTGTGATCAGAAGTCCCTCAAATATCCATATGGCTACATTTCTCATATTGGATCTATAATTCATATCCAAAGATTTGAGTATTCATATCATGTGTAAAGACAAAGTTGGCACACTGTTACGTCCAAATCAATTTAATGAGCTCGCCAAGAGACAAAAACATGTTTTGAGCTACATGTTCTTCAGACATCAGTATATAACTGAAATGCATCCATTAAATCAAATGACATTGTAATTCATTGCAATACATCGAATCGTAACGTGTATCGTAATGCATATCATGAGGGGCCAGATGATACCCAGCTCTTTACACACCTGTGATGGCACGAGTAGattagagaatttgaatttttgggtaaactatccctttaaatttgtgCTCGAACCAGGAAACAAAATTATTAAGTCAAGACTTATCATGCGGTCTCTTCTCCAAGTTCCCAAATTTCTGCATCAGACAGATACACACTCAGAATGCATCTTAATTACAGGGTGGGGCGTTTATTTTcagtggaaaaaacaaaacaaaaaacagtacaGCCTTCTTATGCCTTGACGGCAAATTTGCGAATGGTGTACAGGCGAGACCTCCTCTGCATCTTCTTGGTCATCAGGTTCTGCTCGTGACTCGTCAGCTGACGACGGATGGCGCGGGTCTTCTTGGGCCTCAGGTCCAAAGGCTTGTACTTCTTACCCTGAAAATAACCCCCCAAAAATAAGTTAGAATCTACTAGACTAGCTGTTCAGAAAGTAGCCAGAAATGGCCAACAGGAAGTGTGGTGATTTAACTCCAAACTTCAAGAAACTCCAACAGCAACTTATAAATATTCACAATAAGAGCATATTCAGAGATGAGATCAGGAATTGTGATGTCTGTGGTCTCCACTAAACGCCCTTCTAGTACTGGACTACAGTTACTCTGTGTGCAAGAACCAATTCATAAAATTACCAGAACTATAAATTGTGTCGGCTCCCCACAGCAGATGAGTGTTAAAGACTCTGCTATGAGCAGTCATTTCTATAGCAAGAGAGTATTCACACTAGCTCCACTTCAGCAGGAGGAGTGCTGGGTGTTCGTCTTGCTAGGTGTATAAATGCAGATATACACAACATCTGCATTATAGCAATGTTTGTACTTTAAACAACCCTGACCATTGCAGCATCACTTCAGTAAATAATTCTATAGACCAAATGACTGATTCTGATCTGTGCAGAGTAtcaacagcagtgcaatgtaGCAGAGAGCAGTCTCTTCATAAACCTTCTGAAAGGCATCACCACAAAATGCATCTGAAGGCTGGATTTGGAAATCCAGTCTTAGACCGGCAGTGTCAAAAGACTGGTCTCAGCATAGATATGAATCTTTATGAAAACATCCTTGGTAAACTGGGGCAAGTTAGTCATTTCAGCAATGAATTGAAATGCGTATTTAGGTAGTGTTAAACTGACCTTGTAGAATTTCCTCAAATTCTCCTTCTGTGTCTGGTTGATAACGGTGAGAACTCTAGCGATGGACTTGCGGACAACGCGGCTGAAAACAAGGAAATAAaccattaaccctttaagcagaagttttacatatacatacatacacccaTGCAATTTAAATAAGGGGGAACAATTTTCCCCccatatttttctgatttgacaaaTATCTCCGGGTGTAAACAAGGTAGCTCCAAAAAACGTATTTTTGTTCCTAATCACGTCACCCGTTACTGTGTAAAACactgttgatatgacaaagcaatcaaaagttaacattacaaatatttatgctagtccaaaagcctctccaaacaaataaaaatggtcGTGTAATCGCAATATACAGCGTTCCTTTAATGGTGTAAAGGTCATGAACAATGTACACGTGTTGAGCGCATACCTCCTCCCAGTTTGAAGTCAAAAGCGGAGAATAACGCGATTTTCAAATGTCACGTTAATGCGGATTCCTTGCCttgacagattattttttttaaatgagctgaTTTTAagagtaatcagcatattggtgaGCATGTAAAAGTGCTCAAAGACTAAAGGTATACACTCTTTTCAAAGCATGCCAGCATGTGTAACACAATCTCATTTAGAGTACTTGCCGCCATGTACTTGGTGGCCATATATAATTagtgaatgatcctctctgcccatatttggaggacttccacctctggttgcagcgatctaAATCGGATTATGCTTGATTTACGTTTCATGACGCTCGACAACGTACTACATTGCTTCCAATGAAGTCATCGGATCCAGGAAAGCTTATGTGCTGTGCGTGCATTGTGCTTCGtttggattatctaatgatctatgcatccgattgtTTTGTGCGTGAGCTCCTTTTAACAGAAATCCCCTCTAAgtaatgtgtatttttttgtaaagttATACGCGAAAACGCAACTTATAAGAAACACATTTACATGTAGCATGTATGAAAGACATACTTATCTAGCTATTACTTGCCATCTTTTTGTCAGTGAGTAAAACATAGCTTGGTTtcattctactctttg
The Xyrauchen texanus isolate HMW12.3.18 chromosome 34, RBS_HiC_50CHRs, whole genome shotgun sequence DNA segment above includes these coding regions:
- the rpl35 gene encoding 60S ribosomal protein L35 gives rise to the protein MAKIKARDLRGKKKEELLKQLDDLKVELSQLRVAKVTGGAASKLSKIRVVRKSIARVLTVINQTQKENLRKFYKGKKYKPLDLRPKKTRAIRRQLTSHEQNLMTKKMQRRSRLYTIRKFAVKA